A window of the Podospora bellae-mahoneyi strain CBS 112042 chromosome 6, whole genome shotgun sequence genome harbors these coding sequences:
- a CDS encoding hypothetical protein (EggNog:ENOG503PF2W): MKFTTLTTLVTLVTTALLTTALLTTAKADIWIYEGTDLGSGGEVLWLFFPGFPPPHSCEDVKNTRLILQKWDVSEIEGVVCDGDGCYNGNPEDLERLEFDVDFGHFTIYKNRDWNLVGFER, translated from the exons atgaagttcaccaccctcaccaccctcgtcaccctcgtcaccaccgccctcctcaccaccgccctcctcaccaccgccaaagcCGACATCTGGATCTACGAAGGCACCGAcctcggcagcggcggtgAGGTCCTCTGGCTGTTCTTCCCCggcttccccccccctcacaGCTGCGAAGACGTCAAGAATACCCGGCTCATTCTCCAAAAGTGGGACGTGAGCGAGATCGAGGGTGTTGTTTGCGATGGGGATGGGTGCTATAATGGGAATCCGGAGGATCTCGAGCGGTTGGAGTTTGATGTTGATTTTGGTCATTTCA CTATTTATAAGAATCGGGACTGGAACTTGGTTGGGTTTGAAAGATGA
- a CDS encoding hypothetical protein (COG:I; EggNog:ENOG503NV5P), whose amino-acid sequence MTSTVFWIGLGNMGRGMAKNLVLKGPLDNQPLLVHNRTKQRSLDLASQLPPGKVTILDSISSGIRQADIIFLILSKDSVVESAISEILTHDLTGKLIIDCSTIHPTTTTRIANSITSRGAQFLAAPVFGAPAMADAGQLIGVLAGPSASVDRARPYFKGVIARAEIDMSDEPYGKALTLKLVGNTFVFNMVEQLAEGHVLAEKSGLGTKYLHQWVEQMFPGPYAAYSTRMLSGDYHTREEPLFAVDLARKDAGHALKLAEEVGVRMRNLEVADEHLKEVKEYAGEKGDIAGIYGAVRREVGLGYENS is encoded by the exons ATGACCTCAACAGTCTTCTGGATCGGCCTAGGAAACATGGGCCGA GGCATGGCCAAAAACCTCGTTCTCAAAGGCCCCCTagacaaccaacccctcctggTCCACAACCGCACCAAACAACGCTCCCTCGACCTCGcctcccaactcccccccgGCAAAGTCACCATCCTCGactccatctcctccggcaTCCGCCAAGCagacatcatcttcctcatcctctccaaagACTCGGTTGTCGAATCCGCTATCTCCGAAATCCTAACCCACGACCTCACCGGCAAGCTGATAATCGACTGCTCAACAatccaccccaccaccacaacccgcATCGCcaactccatcacctcccgcGGCGCCCAGTTCCTCGCCGCCCCCGTCTTCGGCGCCCCAGCCATGGCCGACGCGGGACAGCTCATCGGCGTTCTTGCCGGCCCTTCCGCCTCAGTTGACCGTGCCCGCCCTTACTTCAAGGGCGTGATAGCCAGAGCAGAAATCGACATGTCTGACGAGCCGTACGGGAAAGCCCTTACTCTAAAACTGGTCGGGAATACTTTTGTCTTCAACATGGTGGAGCAACTTGCCGAGGGGCATGTTCTTGCTGAAAAGTCTGGTTTGGGGACCAAGTATCTGCATCAGTGGGTGGAACAAATGTTTCCGGGGCCGTATGCGGCGTATTCGACGAGGATGCTGAGCGGGGACTACCATACGAGGGAGGAACCGCTTTTTGCGGTTGATTTGGCGAGGAAGGACGCGGGGCACGCGTTgaagctggcggaggaggtgggggtgaggatgaggaattTGGAGGTGGCGGATGAGCATTTaaaggaggtgaaggagtatgctggggagaagggggataTTGCGGGGATTTATGGGgctgtgaggagggaggtggggttggggtatgAGAATTCGTGA